Proteins encoded together in one Terriglobus saanensis SP1PR4 window:
- a CDS encoding regulatory protein RecX has protein sequence MAFQRSRQGKPPATEAELFEYAVKTLGSKMRSVRDLRRLMKLRAEPGSEGEAQMDRIIQRLEELKYLSDPRFAADFTRLRQENQSFGRRRVQQDLANKGIDKELVQTTLETAYEDVNEAALAKQYIERKRIKIPQDQKETARVLRRLIRAGFSTPTIFKVLRELKAPIEELDVEGLDEPES, from the coding sequence ATGGCCTTTCAGCGCTCACGTCAAGGTAAGCCACCTGCAACCGAGGCGGAGCTTTTTGAATACGCAGTCAAAACGCTGGGGTCGAAGATGCGCAGCGTCCGCGACCTCCGCCGCCTGATGAAGCTCCGCGCCGAACCCGGCAGCGAAGGCGAAGCGCAGATGGACCGCATCATTCAGCGGCTGGAGGAGCTGAAATACCTCTCCGATCCGCGCTTTGCCGCTGATTTCACACGGCTTCGCCAGGAAAACCAAAGCTTTGGCCGCCGCCGCGTCCAGCAGGACCTCGCCAACAAGGGCATCGACAAGGAGTTGGTGCAGACCACGCTGGAAACGGCCTACGAAGACGTGAACGAGGCCGCGCTGGCGAAGCAGTACATCGAGCGCAAGCGCATCAAGATTCCGCAGGACCAGAAGGAGACCGCGCGCGTTCTCCGGCGGCTGATTCGTGCGGGGTTCTCCACGCCGACGATCTTCAAGGTTCTCCGCGAGTTGAAAGCGCCGATTGAAGAGCTGGACGTCGAGGGATTGGACGAACCGGAGTCGTAG
- a CDS encoding PGPGW domain-containing protein has product MPSVAEKLKPLTPKSPLWRKVCGWALIVLGLVGCLLPIAPGLPLLIAGLALLAKDYAWARKVLEKGRHKWDGLKARWAR; this is encoded by the coding sequence ATGCCCTCGGTTGCCGAAAAGCTAAAGCCGCTGACACCGAAGAGTCCGCTGTGGCGCAAGGTCTGCGGCTGGGCACTTATCGTGTTGGGTCTCGTCGGCTGCCTGTTGCCGATTGCGCCGGGGCTTCCGTTGCTGATCGCGGGCCTGGCTCTGCTGGCGAAGGATTATGCCTGGGCACGCAAGGTATTGGAGAAGGGGCGGCATAAGTGGGACGGACTCAAGGCTCGATGGGCCAGGTGA
- the alaS gene encoding alanine--tRNA ligase gives MTYRSGSQIREDFLRFFETKEHRRVHSSSLVPHNDPTLLFTNAGMNQFKDVFLGAEKRSYVRAATSQKCVRAGGKHNDLENVGFTRRHHTFFEMLGNFSFGDYFKRDAIAYAWELLTAAEWFGIDKSKLYVTIFEGDAQVPRDDEAEQFWIEAGVPKERIFEMSAKDNFWQMGETGPCGPCSEIYYDLGLEAADEPGTDKPFPLDEQRYVEIWNLVFMQFDRMIDAATGGAQLTPLPKPSIDTGMGLERIAAVLQGVTSNFETDLFTPLIAKAAELSGATDLTSSSLKIIADHARAATFLISDGVIPLNEGRGYVLRKILRRGIRHGRLLGQEQPFMHEMVYAVRDEMQVAYPELIDSAERVAKVVLAEEQQFARTLQLGLSQMTNETLSSGAAAFRLYETFGMPLDFMTDAARDAGIEFDLPGFEAAKEEEQQRARASWRGGSQKSASPAFRELAKTDFLGYGGLRADGVTVLALVKDGVGVQALHPGDEGEVVLDATSFYADSGGQVGDVGWLYPTDHTGALAEVKGCTKPVQGVFAHKVVVKRDISVGDRLDAVVNGEVRSATIRNHTGTHLLHAALREVLGTHVKQAGSLVNSARLRFDFSHFAGIAPEDLQEIEDIVNAQVLGNTRVETFEDVPIDVAVHEFKATALFGEKYGDKVRVVKIGDFSTELCGGIHTKATGEIGLLKLVGESSAASGIRRVEAVTGTGSLKEFRRDFDVARVATQVIGGSSLPPAEALQQKLSAQDEELKKLRRELDQARMKSASSATANAAESAVEVKGIKVLAQRVSGLDRNQMRQLVDNLRTQIGEGVVVLGMATEDGKVALIAGVTKDLTSKVQAGKVVGALAAKVGGKGGGRPDLAEAGGSDPSQLDAALAAAAKVVEDLLA, from the coding sequence ATGACCTATCGTTCCGGAAGCCAGATTCGCGAAGATTTTCTACGATTTTTTGAGACCAAAGAACACCGCCGCGTCCATTCCTCGTCGCTCGTTCCGCATAACGACCCAACGCTGCTTTTTACCAACGCCGGGATGAATCAGTTCAAGGATGTTTTTCTGGGCGCGGAGAAGCGCAGCTATGTGCGCGCGGCGACTTCGCAGAAGTGCGTTCGGGCTGGCGGCAAGCACAACGATCTGGAGAACGTGGGCTTCACGCGGCGTCATCACACCTTCTTCGAGATGCTCGGTAACTTCAGCTTTGGCGACTACTTCAAGCGCGACGCGATTGCGTATGCGTGGGAGCTGCTGACTGCTGCGGAGTGGTTCGGCATCGACAAATCGAAGCTCTACGTAACCATCTTCGAGGGCGATGCGCAGGTACCGCGCGACGATGAGGCGGAGCAGTTCTGGATCGAAGCGGGCGTTCCGAAGGAACGCATCTTCGAGATGTCCGCGAAGGACAACTTCTGGCAGATGGGCGAAACCGGCCCCTGCGGACCGTGCAGCGAGATCTATTATGACCTCGGCCTGGAAGCTGCCGATGAACCCGGAACGGACAAGCCGTTTCCGCTGGATGAGCAGCGTTACGTCGAGATCTGGAACCTCGTCTTCATGCAGTTCGACCGCATGATAGACGCGGCCACGGGCGGCGCGCAACTTACCCCGCTGCCGAAGCCTTCCATCGATACGGGCATGGGGCTGGAGCGGATTGCGGCAGTGTTGCAGGGCGTAACGAGCAACTTTGAGACGGACTTATTTACTCCACTGATCGCGAAGGCTGCAGAGCTTAGCGGAGCAACCGACCTGACTTCGTCGTCGCTGAAGATCATTGCGGACCATGCGCGCGCGGCTACGTTTCTTATCTCCGACGGTGTGATTCCTCTGAACGAAGGGCGCGGCTATGTGTTGCGCAAGATCCTTCGTCGCGGGATTCGGCATGGACGTCTTCTCGGGCAGGAGCAGCCGTTCATGCACGAGATGGTCTATGCCGTGCGCGACGAGATGCAGGTGGCCTATCCGGAGTTGATTGACTCTGCAGAGCGCGTGGCGAAGGTGGTGCTAGCGGAAGAGCAGCAGTTTGCGCGGACGTTGCAGCTTGGTCTTTCGCAGATGACCAACGAGACGCTAAGCTCCGGCGCTGCCGCATTTCGTCTCTACGAGACCTTCGGTATGCCATTGGATTTCATGACCGACGCTGCGCGCGATGCTGGCATCGAGTTCGATCTGCCGGGTTTCGAAGCGGCCAAGGAAGAAGAACAGCAGCGTGCACGCGCTTCGTGGAGGGGTGGATCGCAGAAGTCGGCGAGCCCCGCGTTCCGCGAGCTGGCGAAGACGGATTTCCTCGGCTACGGCGGTCTGCGTGCCGATGGCGTTACGGTGCTGGCGCTGGTGAAGGATGGCGTTGGCGTGCAGGCGCTGCATCCCGGTGACGAGGGCGAGGTCGTACTCGATGCGACTAGCTTTTATGCAGATTCAGGCGGACAGGTCGGCGATGTAGGTTGGCTCTATCCGACGGACCATACCGGCGCTCTCGCCGAGGTGAAGGGATGTACCAAGCCGGTGCAGGGCGTCTTCGCGCACAAGGTTGTGGTGAAGCGGGACATTTCCGTGGGCGATCGTCTGGATGCCGTGGTGAATGGCGAGGTACGTTCGGCGACGATCCGGAACCACACGGGAACGCATCTTCTGCATGCGGCCCTGCGCGAGGTCCTGGGAACGCATGTGAAACAGGCGGGCTCGCTGGTGAACTCCGCGCGTCTGCGCTTCGACTTCTCGCACTTCGCGGGCATCGCGCCGGAAGACCTGCAGGAGATCGAGGACATCGTGAACGCGCAGGTGCTCGGCAACACGCGCGTCGAAACCTTCGAGGATGTGCCCATCGATGTCGCGGTGCATGAGTTCAAAGCAACGGCTCTGTTTGGCGAGAAGTACGGCGACAAGGTGCGCGTTGTGAAGATCGGCGATTTTTCGACGGAGCTCTGCGGCGGTATCCACACCAAGGCGACGGGCGAGATCGGTTTGCTGAAGCTCGTGGGTGAGTCCAGTGCCGCTTCGGGAATACGTCGCGTCGAAGCAGTGACGGGAACGGGATCGCTGAAGGAGTTCCGGCGCGACTTCGATGTGGCGCGCGTGGCCACGCAGGTGATTGGTGGATCGAGTCTTCCTCCTGCTGAAGCGTTACAACAGAAGTTATCCGCGCAGGATGAAGAGCTGAAGAAGCTGCGGCGGGAGCTGGACCAGGCGCGGATGAAGTCGGCTTCTTCGGCGACGGCGAACGCGGCGGAGTCTGCGGTTGAGGTGAAGGGCATCAAGGTGCTGGCGCAGCGTGTAAGCGGCCTGGATCGCAATCAGATGCGTCAGCTTGTGGATAATCTTCGGACGCAGATTGGCGAAGGCGTTGTCGTTTTGGGAATGGCGACGGAGGACGGCAAGGTAGCGCTCATCGCCGGTGTAACGAAAGACCTTACGAGCAAAGTGCAGGCGGGCAAGGTGGTCGGCGCTCTTGCGGCAAAGGTTGGCGGCAAGGGTGGCGGACGTCCCGATCTGGCCGAGGCGGGCGGCAGCGATCCGTCGCAACTGGACGCGGCGCTCGCGGCAGCGGCGAAGGTCGTGGAAGATCTGCTGGCCTAA
- a CDS encoding diguanylate cyclase: MDRHTVFTMQAVMLIFLSLILAVCFRSQRREREDKGPYWLAAGFFLGGLGLLLQAERGLITPVLAILVGNGLFLLLSTFMNRGLAETTGQGKGQFYYMLALSAATVANFWYYTWIKPDVLLRVIEAAIVILVMHAVTAIMLLRSKDPVTRPAVRMMATFLLMHAFGSVLRVTVAWRLHQADAWFTWTGTMSIIGLALCFLWMEGLRQTADLKYRAMTDSLTGLFNRHGLDMLSVPELDLAARYNWPCSALMMDVNHFKEINDRRGHAAGDLALSSIAGILKSTLRTSDLATRVGGDEFFVLLPNADANTTAIVVARIRVALKSLILQGPTGAAFSVSASIGTVTMPGRTTSLGELLRESDEALYREKFGRTGVSQARMGSGASTQVQTSLG, translated from the coding sequence ATGGACCGTCATACGGTCTTCACCATGCAAGCGGTAATGCTGATCTTTCTCAGCCTGATCCTGGCTGTTTGCTTTCGCTCTCAGCGTCGCGAACGGGAGGACAAAGGTCCGTATTGGCTTGCTGCCGGGTTCTTCCTCGGTGGCCTAGGTCTTCTGCTCCAGGCGGAGCGCGGCTTGATCACGCCCGTGCTGGCGATTCTTGTAGGGAACGGCCTCTTCCTGCTCCTGAGCACCTTCATGAACCGCGGCTTAGCGGAGACTACCGGACAGGGCAAAGGGCAGTTCTATTACATGCTCGCGCTCTCCGCCGCTACCGTCGCCAATTTCTGGTACTACACCTGGATCAAACCGGACGTTCTGCTGCGGGTCATTGAAGCGGCGATTGTCATTCTGGTGATGCACGCGGTCACGGCGATCATGCTCCTGCGGTCGAAAGATCCGGTGACACGTCCGGCAGTGCGCATGATGGCTACCTTTCTCCTGATGCACGCCTTCGGAAGCGTTCTCCGCGTCACCGTCGCCTGGCGTCTCCATCAGGCAGATGCATGGTTCACATGGACCGGGACCATGAGCATCATCGGTCTGGCGCTCTGCTTCCTGTGGATGGAAGGCCTGCGCCAAACCGCCGATCTGAAATATCGCGCGATGACGGACTCCCTGACGGGTCTCTTCAATCGACATGGGCTCGATATGCTTTCGGTACCTGAGCTCGATCTCGCCGCCCGCTATAACTGGCCGTGCTCGGCGCTCATGATGGACGTCAACCACTTCAAAGAGATCAATGATCGCCGCGGACACGCCGCCGGAGATCTTGCGCTCTCTTCCATCGCTGGCATTCTGAAATCCACGCTGCGCACAAGCGATCTGGCGACGCGCGTCGGCGGCGACGAGTTCTTCGTCCTGCTTCCCAACGCGGACGCGAATACCACGGCCATTGTGGTAGCGCGCATCCGCGTGGCACTGAAATCTCTCATCCTGCAGGGACCCACAGGGGCAGCCTTCAGCGTCTCGGCCAGCATCGGCACGGTCACCATGCCCGGCAGAACGACCAGCCTGGGAGAGCTCCTGCGCGAAAGCGATGAAGCTCTTTATCGCGAAAAATTCGGCCGAACTGGGGTCTCGCAGGCAAGAATGGGTTCTGGGGCGAGCACCCAGGTTCAGACCTCGCTGGGATAG